Genomic DNA from Deltaproteobacteria bacterium RBG_16_64_85:
CCGGATCGCAGGAGAATACGGTCTCGGCCCCGCCTCGGAGTTGCTCCTGGCCGGCGAGCAAGGGATCGTCCTGGTGCGCAAGGTGACGGAGGACTACATCCTCCTGCTGGTCGCGGACCCGGGGGCCGTCCCCGGGAAGTGCCGCTTCTACCTTCGCCTCGGGGCGCGGCGCGCAAAGGAGATGCTGTGAAGCGACAGGTCCGTCCCCGCATCCTGTTCATCGACGGCCCGAACCTCAACGTTCTGGGAAAGCGGGAGCCGGAGGTCTACGGGAAAAGGACCCTCGACGAGATCCGGCGCGAGGTTGCCCGGGCCGCCCGCCGGGAAAGGGCCGCCGTGGAGTTCTTCCAGTCGAACCACGAGGGGGAGATCATCGGCAGGCTTCAGGAAGTTCGGGGGAGTTTCGACGGCCTGGTGATCAATCCTGGCGGGTATACGCACACCAGCGTCGCGATCCGCGACGCCCTGGTCTACGCGGGAGTGCCCGCCGTCGAGCTCCATCTGAGCAACCCGGGGAAGCGCGAGCCGTTCCGTCGGACCTCCCTCATCGAGGACGTTGCCATGGGCCGGATCGCCGGCTTTGGAGGATACGGATACGTCCTCGCCCTTTCGGCTCTGGTAAACCATTTACGGGAAGCGGGCGGACTTGCCGGCAGGTGATCCTCGCATCCGGCGGCTGGTTTCCCTCCTGTCCCGCCGCAAGATCGACCTGTTCCTCAGCGTTCGGTTGACGAACATCCGCTACCTTTGCGGGTTCGGTGGCAGCGACGCCGTCCTCCTGGTATCGGCCGAAGGGGCGATGCTGGTGACCGACGGACGGTATGCCGAGCGGTCGCGGCAGGAGGTCCGCGGCGTGGACGTCACCATCACCGACCGCAAATGGAGGGAGGTGACTCGGCGGATCCGGCACGCACGCCCCGCACGGATCGGATTCGAGTCCCGCCACCTGTCCGTGGAGTTGTTCCGGCTCCTCTCCCGCGGCTCCGAGAGGAAGTGGGTGGCGCTCCCGGATCCCGTAGAGGGGCTCCGGATGCGAAAGGAAGAGGGGGAAGTCCGCGCGATGGAGGAAGCCGCGGTCGCCGCGTCGTGCGCTCTTCTTGCCGTGCTCTCCAGGGGCTACCGGGGACGCACCGAATCGGAGGTGGCCGCAGACCTCGAGCGGGAGATGAAAGTCCTGGGCGCGGAGGAGACCTCCTTCCGGCCCATCGTCGCCTCCGGCCCCCGTGCCGCGATGCCCCATGCCGTCCCCAGCTCCTGCAGGATCGGCGACGCGGATTCCGTGATCATCGATTTCGGAGCACGGAAGGGAGGCTACTGCTCGGACGAAACGGTGACGCTGCTCCCCGGGCGGCCTTCCGGGTCCTTTCGGAAGGCGTACGACGCCGTTCGTCGGGCGCAGGAGGCGGGCATCCGGGCGATACGGCCAGGGATCCTCTGCCGGGAGGTCGACGCCCGCGTACGGGAATCTCTGGACCGCTCGGGATATTTAAAGTATTTTGTTCACTCTACCGGCCATGGAGTAGGCCTGGACATCCACGAGCGCCCCTCGCTCTCTCACCGGTCGAAGGACCGGCTTTCCGAGGGGATGGTGGTCACCGTGGAGCCCGGGGTCTACCTTCCCGGAAGGGGAGGGGTGAGGCTCGAGGACATGGTACGGGTCGCCGGGACTCGGGGGGAGCGGATCACCTATCTCCCGAAAGCGGTTCCGCCGCTGGGCTGAGGGGGAAAGAGGTTCGTGTATACAACAGCGGATTTTCGCAACGGGCTGAAGATCGAGTTCGAAGGGGACCCGTACATCATCGTCTATTTCCAGCATGTCAAGCCCGGGAAGGGGGGAGCGTTCGTCCGGACGAAGCTGAAGAACCTCAAGACGGGCGCCGTGCTCGAGCACACCTTCCGGAGCGGGGACAAGGTCGACAAACCGGATCTTGAAGACCGGGACATGCAGTTCATGTACAGGATGGAGAATGCGTACCACTTCATGGACACGGCGACCTACGAGCAGATTTACCTCGACGGGGACCACGTCGGCGACGCCGGGAACTACCTGATCGAGAACCTGCCCGTCAAGATCCTCTTTTACCGGGGAGAACCGATCGGGATCGACCTTCCCATCTTCATCGAGCTCCGGATCGTCGAGTCGGAGCCGGGAGTGAGGGGAGATACCGTGAGCGGGGGCAGCAAGCCGGCGAAACTGGAGTCCGGCGCCGTCGTGCAGGTTCCCCTGTTCCTCAACGTTGGGGACAAGATCAAGGTGGACACCCGAACGGGAACCTACATCGAGCGAGCGTAGTAGGGACACTGGAGGGGAACGACATGAATCTCAAAGAGATAAAGGAAATCCTGGAACTTCTGAAGGGGTCCGA
This window encodes:
- a CDS encoding type II 3-dehydroquinate dehydratase, which codes for MLFIDGPNLNVLGKREPEVYGKRTLDEIRREVARAARRERAAVEFFQSNHEGEIIGRLQEVRGSFDGLVINPGGYTHTSVAIRDALVYAGVPAVELHLSNPGKREPFRRTSLIEDVAMGRIAGFGGYGYVLALSALVNHLREAGGLAGR
- a CDS encoding elongation factor P, with the protein product MYTTADFRNGLKIEFEGDPYIIVYFQHVKPGKGGAFVRTKLKNLKTGAVLEHTFRSGDKVDKPDLEDRDMQFMYRMENAYHFMDTATYEQIYLDGDHVGDAGNYLIENLPVKILFYRGEPIGIDLPIFIELRIVESEPGVRGDTVSGGSKPAKLESGAVVQVPLFLNVGDKIKVDTRTGTYIERA